One window of Quercus robur chromosome 5, dhQueRobu3.1, whole genome shotgun sequence genomic DNA carries:
- the LOC126727046 gene encoding leucine--tRNA ligase, chloroplastic/mitochondrial — translation MSKHLLETHIQIQPLPPRSHTFLFPTQFQTLQSRKSFTTKKSSFCLSLCNNKKNSFFFSHVSVVRSSVTRGVNEVEEDKQPVVKKAYPFLEIEPKWQRYWEENRTFRTPDEIDTSKPKFYVLDMFPYPSGAGLHVGHPLGYTATDILARFKRMQGYNVLHPMGWDAFGLPAEQYAIQTGTHPKITTFRNINRFRSQLKSLGFSYDWDREFSTIEPEYYKWTQWIFLQLLKRGLAYQAEVPVNWCPALGTVLANEEVIDGVSERGGHPVIRKPMRQWMLKITAYADRLLEDLDDLDWPESVKDMQRNWIGRSEGAEMEFYVLDSDGQERNIKITVFTTRPDTIFGATYLVVAPEHTLLPSLVSMAQSKYVEEYIDLASRKSDLERTELQKEKTGVFSGCYARNPANGEAIPIWVADYVLGSYGTGAIMAVPAHDTRDYEFALKYDIPIRWVVTPEDKSLTDSRSAFPGQGLIINSSNSMLGLDINGLSSKEAASKVIEWADKTGNGKKKVNYKLRDWLFARQRYWGEPIPVIFLDETGETIPLPETELPLTLPELDDFTPTGTGEPPLSKAVSWVKTMDPSSGKPATRETSTMPQWAGSCWYYLRFMDPSNSKELVDKEKERYWSPVDVYVGGAEHAVLHLLYSRFWHKVLYDIGVVSTKEPFQCVINQGIILGEVQYMAFRDSDGNFISADSADMLGEANQERIPEEKVVKSGDSFVLKDNPKIRLVARAHKMSKSRGNVVNPDDVVSEYGADSLRLYEMFMGPLRDSKTWNTSGIEGVHRFLGRTWRLIAGSPSPDGTFRDGTVAIDEEPTLEQLRSLHKCIAKVTDEIEGTRFNTGISAMMEFINAAYKWDKHPRSIFKAFVLLLSPYAPHMAEELWLRLGHSTSLAYEPFPKADPAYLKDSSIVLPVQINGKTRGTIQVEEACTEEDAFKLASKDEKLSKYLAGKSIKKRIYVPGKILNVILDRENIKVGAR, via the exons ACATACAAATCCAACCACTTCCACCACGCTCACACACATTTCTCTTTCCCACACAGTTTCAAACTCTTCAGTCTAGAAAATCCTTCACCACCAAGAAAAGCTCTTTTTGTCTCAGCTTGTGTAACAACAAGAAGAATAGCTTCTTCTTCAGCCATGTAAGCGTTGTCAGAAGCTCGGTGACTCGAGGAGTGAATGAAGTGGAAGAAGATAAGCAGCCTGTGGTGAAAAAGGCTTACCCTTTTCTCGAAATCGAGCCCAAGTGGCAGCGTTATTGGGAGGAGAATCGAACTTTCCGAACCCCAGATGAAATTGATACTTCCAAGCCTAAGTTCTATGTTCTTGACATGTTCCCATATCCCag TGGAGCTGGTTTACATGTTGGCCATCCACTGGGGTATACTGCCACTGACATTCTTGCTAGATTCAAACGCATGCAGGGTTACAATGTTTTGCATCCAATGGGATGGGATGCATTTGGATTGCCTGCAGAGCAATATGCAATTCAG ACTGGAACTCACCCAAAAATCACAACATTTAGGAATATCAACCGCTTTCGTTCTCAG CTTAAATCATTAGGGTTTTCATATGATTGGGATCGTGAATTTTCTACAATAGAACCAGAATATTATAAATGGACACAGTGGATCTTTCTTCAGTTGTTAAAGAGAGGATTGGCATATCag GCTGAAGTGCCAGTCAATTGGTGTCCTGCTCTTGGCACTGTCTTGGCAAATGAGGAGGTGATAGATGGTGTTAGTGAACGGGGGGGTCATCCAGTTATAAGAAAG CCAATGAGGCAATGGATGCTCAAGATTACTGCATATGCTGATCGTCTTCTTGAAGATTTAGATGACTTAGACTGGCCTGAAAGTGTAAAGGACATGCAAAGAAATTGGATAGGGAGGTCTGAAGGGGCCGAGATGGAATTTTATGTTCTTGACAGTGATGGACAGGAAAGAAATATAAAGATTACAGTTTTTACTACAAGGCCTGATACCATCTTTGGGGCTAC GTACTTAGTTGTGGCACCGGAGCATACTTTGTTGCCATCACTGGTATCCATGGCCCAGAGCAAATAT GTGGAGGAATATATAGATCTGGCCTCAAGGAAGAGTGACCTTGAAAGGACTGAACTTCAGAAGGAAAAAACTGGGGTTTTTAGTGGTTGTTATGCAAGAAATCCTGCTAATGGGGAAGCTATTCCTATATGGGTTGCTGATTATGTCCTTGGGAG TTATGGAACAGGAGCAATTATGGCTGTACCTGCTCATGACACTCGTGACTATGAGTTTGCTTTGAAGTATGACATTCCAATTCGTTGGGTTGTGACACCAGAGGATAAAAGTCTCACTGATTCTAGATCTGCTTTTCCGGGTCAAGGCCTGATTATAAATTCATCAAATTCAATGTTGGGGCTTGACATTAATGGCTTGTCCAGCAAAGAAGCTGCTTCTAAAGTCATTGAGTGGGCTGATAAAACTGGAAATGGGAAGAAAAAG GTAAACTACAAGTTGAGGGACTGGCTTTTTGCTCGGCAACGTTATTGGGGGGAACCTATCCCAGTCATTTTCTTGGATGAAACTGGTGAGACTATTCCACTTCCTGAAACTGAACTGCCTCTTACCCTACCAGAATTGGATGATTTCACTCCCACTGGAACAGGCGAACCACCACTATCAAAAGCAGTGTCTTGG GTAAAAACAATGGATCCTTCATCTGGAAAACCTGCTACACGAGAAACAAGCACCATGCCACAATGGGCTGGTTCTTGTTG GTACTATTTGAGATTTATGGATCCTAGTAATTCAAAAGAATTGGtggataaagaaaaagaaag GTATTGGAGCCCTGTTGATGTGTATGTTGGTGGCGCTGAACATGCAGTTCTTCATTTACTTTATTCCAGGTTCTGGCACAAG GTTCTCTATGACATTGGTGTTGTGTCCACCAAGGAACCCTTCCAATGTGTCATAAACCAGGGAATCATCCTTGGAGAA GTACAATATATGGCTTTCCGAGATTCAGATGGAAATTTTATATCTGCAGACTCTGCTGATATGTTGGGTGAAGCTAATCAAGAAAGAATTCCTGAGGAGAAA GTTGTGAAATCTGGGGATTCTTTTGTCCTGAAAGACAATCCAAAAATTCGTTTGGTTGCTCGTGCTCACAAAATGAGTAAAAGTAGGGGAAATGTTGTGAATCCTGATGACGTTGTTTCTGAGTATGGTGCAGATTCTCTTCGCCTGTATGAAATGTTCATGGGACCTTTAAG GGACTCAAAAACTTGGAATACTAGTGGTATTGAAGGTGTTCATCGATTTTTAGGAAGAACTTGGAGACTGATTGCTGGTTCACCTTCACCTGATGGTACATTCAGGGATGGCACAGTGGCAATTGATGAAGAACCTACTCTGGAACAACTTCGTTCCCTCCATAAATGCATTGCTAAG GTAACAGATGAAATTGAAGGGACACGGTTCAACACTGGAATTTCTGCAATGATGGAGTTCATTAATGCAGCATATAAG tgGGATAAACATCCAAGATCAATATTCAAAGCATTTGTTTTGTTGCTTTCACCATATGCGCCTCACATGGCAGAGGAGCTTTGGTTACGTCTAGGACACTCAACATCACTCGCATATGAACCTTTCCCTAAG GCCGACCCTGCTTACTTAAAGGATTCGTCTATCGTCTTACCAGTTCAGATCAATGGCAAGACAAGGGGTACCATCCAGGTTGAAGAAGCATGTACAGAGGAAGATGCTTTCAAGTTAGCATCAAAGGAtgaaaaactctcaaaatattTGGCTGGGAAGTCAATCAAAAAGAGAATTTATGTCCCCGGCAAGATCTTGAATGTTATCTTGGACCGTGAAAACATCAAGGTTGGTGCTCGATAG
- the LOC126727049 gene encoding glycosyltransferase BC10-like, which produces MTTKKGAAAIALAWWRHVVIRWWSCKCKCKCQWKLKLLLFLSVALTLYALFTFHSTHSPPDISFSSSSSSSLSPSRHRLLRLQFDGVPKIAFLFLARRNLPLDFLWDSFFENADVANFSIYVHSAPGFVFNESTSRSAFFRDRQLKNSIQVGWGESSMIQAERLLFDAALEDPANQRFILLSDSCVPLYNFSFIYNYVMASPKSFVDSFLDKKENRYNSKMSPVIPKEKWRKGSQWITLVRSHAEVIVDDEVILSAFKKFCKRRPPVDAKKGKLNIKLQKQHNCIPDEHYVQTLLAMSDLEGELERRTLTYTVWNQSATKMENKGWHPFTFNFANAGPKQIKEIKDINHVYYETEFRTEWCRSNSALVPCFLFSRKFSQGAAMRLLSDGVVGHADTSEV; this is translated from the exons aTGACGACGAAGAAGGGCGCAGCAGCAATAGCGTTAGCGTGGTGGAGACACGTAGTAATAAGGTGGTGGAGCTGTAAGTGTAAGTGTAAGTGTCAGTGGAAGCTGAAGCTGTTGCTTTTCCTCTCCGTGGCGCTCACCCTCTACGCTCTCTTCACCTTCCACTCCACACATTCGCCTCCCGATAtctccttctcctcctcctcctcctcctctctGTCTCCGTCTCGTCACCGACTACTTCGCCTTCAATTCGACGGCGTCCCTAAGATCGCCTTTCTTTTTCTCGCTCGCCGCAATCTCCCTCTCGATTTTCTCTGGGACTCTTTCTTCgag AATGCTGACGTGGCGAACTTCTCGATCTATGTTCACTCGGCCCCCGGGTTCGTCTTCAATGAGTCCACATCGAGGTCCGCTTTCTTTCGCGATCGACAATTGAAGAATAGCATTCag GTGGGATGGGGAGAATCGAGTATGATCCAGGCAGAGAGGTTGCTATTTGATGCAGCGCTTGAGGATCCAGCAAATCagagatttattttattatctgaTAG TTGTGTTCCTCTGTACAACTTTAGCTTTATATACAACTATGTGATGGCTTCTCCAAAGAGTTTTGTGGACAG CTTTCTTGATAAGAAGGAGAATCGCTACAACTCAAAGATGTCACCTGTGATACCAAAGGAGAAATGGCGAAAAGGGTCCCAG TGGATCACTTTAGTTCGAAGCCATGCTGAAGTCATTGTAGATGATGAGGTGATTCTTTCAGCATTTAAGAAATTTTGCAAG CGACGTCCGCCTGTAGATGCCAAAAAGGGGAAGCTGAATATT AAACTTCAGAAGCAGCATAACTGTATTCCAGATGAGCATTATGTGCAGACATTGTTAGCG ATGAGTGATCTTGAAGGTGAACTTGAACGAAGAACATTAACCTATACTGTGTGGAACCAGTCTGCTACAAAAATGGAGAATAAAGGGTGGCATCCTTTTACATTCAATTTTGCAAATGCTGGCCCTAAACAAATCAAGGAAATTAAG GACATCAACCATGTATATTATGAGACCGAGTTCCGAACAGAATGGTGTCGGAGTAATTCTGCCCTTGTTccctgttttttgttttctaggaaATTTTCTCAGGGAGCTGCCATGCGCCTTTTGAGTGATGGAGTGGTTGGTCACGCTGATACCTCTGAAGTCTGA
- the LOC126729176 gene encoding peroxidase 29-like, with product MGGCSPLFVLAVVLIGIPFGINGAKLAYDYYKYSCPNLETIVKREMPSIFLTDATAPAAFLRLMFHDCQVQGCDASILLDSDNSKHKPEMVSSKNFAIRKRETIGYIKSILENECPGKVSCADIIALAAKESVSFSGGPHIQIPLGRKDSTTSSYQQADASLPPQGIKVHELIHTFASKGMNLEESIAIIGAHTLGVGHCINIASRLYDPQPNGHMHYGYEAFLRLKCPTRVPSSNFTFVPNDITPTIFDNQYYRDVLMGKGLFTIDSSISTDPRTAPIVRHFAIDQNYFFQVFSSAFVKLSSTNVLTKGKGEVRKKCSRININ from the exons ATGGGAGGTTGTTCTCCATTATTTGTGTTAGCAGTAGTGCTTATAGGTATCCCATTTGGTATAAATGGAGCAAAACTGGCTTATGACTACTACAAGTATTCATGTCCAAACTTAGAAACCATAGTGAAGAGGGAGATGCCAAGCATTTTCTTGACTGATGCTACTGCACCGGCAGCCTTTCTCCGGCTCATGTTCCATGACTGCCAAGTCCAG GGGTGCGATGCATCAATCCTGCTCGATTCAGACAATTCAAAACACAAACCCGAAATGGTTTCTTCGAAAAACTTTGCTATCAGAAAGCGGGAAACGATTGGCTACATAAAATCAatattggaaaatgagtgtCCTGGAAAGGTGTCTTGTGCAGATATCATTGCTTTAGCTGCCAAGGAATCAGTGTCATTCTCAGGAGGACCCCATATTCAGATCCCTCTTGGAAGAAAGGACTCCACCACTTCTAGTTACCAACAGGCTGATGCAAGTCTTCCCCCACAAGGAATTAAAGTCCATGAATTAATTCATACTTTCGCCTCTAAAGGGATGAATCTTGAGGAGTCAATCGCTATCATCG GTGCACATACACTGGGAGTTGGACACTGCATTAACATTGCTAGTAGATTGTACGATCCACAGCCTAATGGTCATATGCATTATGGATATGAGGCTTTCTTAAGACTTAAATGTCCTACAAGAGTTCCTTCATCAAACTTCACATTCGTTCCAAACGACATAACCCCCACGATATTTGATAACCAGTATTACAGAGATGTTCTAATGGGTAAAGGCTTGTTTACTATTGACTCAAGCATCTCTACAGATCCTCGAACTGCACCCATTGTTAGACACTTCGCCATTGATCAGAACTATTTCTTCCAAGTCTTCTCTTCTGCGTTTGTCAAGCTTTCTTCAACCAATGTTCTAACTAAAGGGAAAGGTGAGGTGAGGAAGAAATGCAGCCGTATTAATAtaaactag
- the LOC126727050 gene encoding pentatricopeptide repeat-containing protein At4g04370 — MNMLKPSSLNPLKQLPPFQPTTTKSFNAIINQLSSQGAHHEVLLTYSSMLNTNTPPDAFTFPSLLKACTSLELFSHGLSFHQLVIVNGYSSDSYIASSLINFYAKFRCVSSAQKVFDIMPDRNVVPWTAIIGCYSRLGDANMVFSVYNEMRRQGIRPSSVTLLSMLSGAPELNHVQCLHGCTVLYGFESDIALANSILNVYGKCGSIEDAKDHFKFMDHRDMISWNSLISGYAQIGDISEVLQLLDRMRIEGMEPDQQTFGSLVSVTATQSNLKWGKLVHGKVLKAGFYLDAHVETSLIAMYLKCGNIDNAFRIFEQTTDKDVVLWTAMISGLVQNDCADEALAVFFEMLKSRVKPSTATIASALAACAQQDSYDLGTSIHGYILRQGMTLDIPAQNSLVNMYSKCSHLDQSCAVFDRMAKRDLVSWNAIVAGHAQNGHLFKALSLFNEMRTTLQRPDSITVVSLLQGCASTGALNQGKWIHNFVIRSCLTPCILVDTALVDMYSKCGDLDTAQKCFDGMAQHDLVSWSIIISGYGCHGKGETALRMYSEFLRTGIEPNHVIFLSVLSTCSHNGLVQHGLSIFQSMTEDFGIAPNLEHRACIVDLLSRAGRVEEAYNFYRRMFQEPTIDVLGILLDACRFNGNDELGDVIARDILMLRPANAGNYVQLAHSYASMNRWDGVGEVWTQMRSLGLKKLPGWSFIELHGAITTFFSDHNLHPQSEDMVSVLKTLSWEMRKMDINKKTSQVHCIS, encoded by the coding sequence ATGAACATGCTAAAACCCTCTTCCCTAAACCCCTTAAAACAGCTACCACCATTTCAACCCACCACTACCAAGTCATTCAACGCTATCATCAACCAACTCTCATCCCAAGGCGCCCACCATGAAGTTTTACTCACCTATTCCTCTATGCTCAACACAAATACTCCTCCAGATGCCTTTACCTTCCCTAGTCTCCTCAAAGCCTGTACCTCTTTGGAACTGTTTTCACATGGCCTCTCGTTCCATCAACTTGTCATTGTTAATGGGTATTCCTCTGATTCTTATATTGCGTCTTCTTTGATCAACTTCTATGCAAAATTTAGGTGCGTAAGTAGTGCTCAGAAAGTATTTGACATAATGCCTGATAGAAATGTTGTTCCTTGGACTGCAATTATCGGATGTTATTCACGCCTGGGTGATGCTAATATGGTGTTTTCTGTGTATAATGAGATGAGGCGCCAAGGAATTCGGCCCAGTTCAGTTACATTGTTAAGCATGCTCTCTGGAGCTCCAGAACTTAACCATGTGCAGTGCTTGCATGGTTGTACAGTTTTGTATGGTTTTGAGTCAGATATAGCTTTGGCTAATTCTATATTGAATGTATATGGTAAATGCGGAAGCATTGAGGATGCTAAAGACCATTTTAAATTTATGGATCATAGGGACATGATTTCATGGAATTCTTTGATATCGGGCTATGCCCAGATTGGGGATATTAGTGAAGTTTTGCAGCTTTTAGATAGAATGAGAATTGAAGGTATGGAGCCTGACCAGCAGACATTTGGGTCTTTGGTGTCTGTGACTGCAACACAAAGCAATCTTAAATGGGGAAAGTTGGTGCATGGGAAGGTTTTAAAAGCTGGATTTTACTTGGATGCACATGTTGAAACATCACTTATAGCTATGTATTTGAAATGTGGGAACATTGACAATGCATTTCGGATATTTGAACAGACCACAGATAAAGATGTAGTGTTGTGGACTGCAATGATCTCAGGGCTTGTGCAAAATGATTGTGCAGATGAGGCACTTGCAGTTTTCTTTGAAATGTTAAAATCAAGAGTGAAGCCATCTACTGCCACAATAGCTAGTGCTCTTGCAGCTTGTGCACAACAGGATTCTTATGATCTGGGGACCTCAATTCATGGTTACATATTAAGGCAAGGAATGACATTAGATATCCCTGCTCAAAACTCTCTTGTTAATATGTATTCTAAGTGCAGTCATTTGGATCAAAGTTGTGCTGTTTTTGATAGGATGGCCAAGAGAGATTTGGTTTCTTGGAATGCAATAGTTGCTGGGCATGCTCAAAATGGCCATTTATTTAAAGCCTTGTCCCTCTTCAATGAAATGAGGACAACCCTTCAAAGACCTGATTCAATAACTGTTGTCTCCCTTCTCCAAGGTTGCGCTTCCACTGGGGCACTCAATCAGGGGAAGTGGATCCACAATTTTGTAATTAGAAGTTGCCTTACACCATGCATCTTGGTCGACACAGCCTTGGTTGATATGTATTCTAAATGTGGTGACTTAGATACTGCCCAGAAGTGTTTTGATGGGATGGCACAACATGATCTGGTTTCTTGGAGCATAATAATTTCAGGATATGGTTGTCATGGTAAAGGGGAGACTGCTTTGAGGATGTATTCAGAGTTTCTACGCACTGGAATTGAACCAAACCATGTCATTTTCCTGTCAGTTCTCTCCACCTGTAGTCATAATGGGCTTGTCCAACATGGCTTGAGTATATTCCAGTCTATGACAGAAGACTTTGGTATTGCACCAAACCTTGAACACCGTGCATGCATTGTTGATCTACTTAGTCGTGCTGGGAGGGTAGAGGAAGCATATAACTTCTACAGGAGGATGTTTCAAGAACCTACAATTGATGTGTTAGGCATACTGCTTGATGCTTGTCGGTTCAATGGCAATGATGAACTTGGTGATGTAATTGCCAGAGATATTCTCATGTTGAGGCCTGCAAATGCAGGAAATTATGTGCAATTGGCACACAGCTATGCTTCAATGAATAGATGGGATGGAGTGGGTGAGGTGTGGACCCAAATGAGGTCTCTTGGCCTGAAGAAACTCCCTGGATGGAGTTTCATTGAACTTCATGGGGCCATTACAACCTTTTTTTCAGATCACAATTTACATCCTCAATCTGAAGATATGGTGTCAGTATTGAAAACTTTGAGCTGGGAAATGAGGAAAATGGACATTAACAAAAAGACTAGCCAAGTGCATTGTATATCCTAA